A genome region from Natronobeatus ordinarius includes the following:
- a CDS encoding ferredoxin produces the protein MKVEFDEEVCIGMYQCVAEWDAFEKDKSKGKAVLEDAEEVEDGVFVREVPEAAELDAKFAARTCPVDAITIYDDDGEQLIP, from the coding sequence ATGAAAGTCGAGTTCGACGAGGAAGTCTGCATCGGGATGTATCAGTGTGTCGCCGAGTGGGACGCCTTCGAGAAGGACAAGTCGAAAGGGAAGGCCGTCCTCGAGGACGCAGAGGAGGTCGAAGACGGCGTCTTCGTGCGTGAGGTTCCCGAGGCCGCGGAGCTCGACGCGAAGTTCGCCGCCCGAACCTGTCCCGTCGACGCGATCACGATCTACGACGACGACGGCGAGCAACTGATCCCCTGA
- a CDS encoding class I SAM-dependent methyltransferase, with the protein MDPSVNESADPLGRAMYDHQRGEPGTLRYRDGADTRDGHVEAYYFSPPSQWAEATGSLLERLASLDGPVLDAGCGAGQHALWLARRGVDVTGIDVSPHAIRAARERGLEDARVVDVFELEAAFDPGRFRAVHAVGTQVGLAGSLAGVRELLASFARVTDEAGVAVVHNYDPAEVDGDLLGSRPDPRSGIAHRCFHLEYEPPLEAGDEDERTRVVGRTLHFLLFDPDRLADATIGTPWSVEEVVSMPDATYKAVLTKPGADQPAGVNR; encoded by the coding sequence ATGGACCCCAGCGTGAACGAGTCGGCCGATCCGCTCGGACGGGCCATGTACGACCACCAGCGCGGCGAGCCGGGAACGCTGCGTTACCGCGACGGGGCCGACACGCGCGACGGTCACGTCGAGGCGTACTACTTCAGCCCGCCGAGCCAGTGGGCCGAGGCGACGGGGTCGCTCCTCGAGCGTCTGGCCTCCCTCGACGGCCCCGTCCTCGACGCGGGCTGTGGCGCGGGCCAGCACGCGCTGTGGCTCGCCCGTCGGGGCGTCGACGTGACCGGGATCGACGTCAGTCCCCACGCGATCCGTGCGGCCCGCGAACGCGGCCTCGAGGACGCCCGCGTGGTGGACGTGTTCGAGCTCGAGGCGGCGTTCGATCCTGGCCGCTTCCGGGCGGTCCACGCGGTCGGCACCCAGGTCGGCCTCGCCGGCTCGCTCGCGGGCGTCCGGGAGCTGCTCGCGTCGTTCGCCCGCGTCACCGACGAGGCGGGCGTGGCCGTCGTCCACAACTACGACCCGGCCGAGGTCGACGGGGACCTGCTGGGCTCCCGTCCCGACCCGCGGTCCGGGATCGCTCACCGGTGTTTCCACCTCGAGTACGAACCGCCGCTCGAGGCTGGCGACGAGGACGAGCGGACGCGCGTGGTCGGTCGAACGCTTCACTTCTTGCTGTTCGACCCCGACCGGCTCGCCGACGCGACGATCGGGACGCCCTGGTCGGTCGAGGAGGTCGTCTCGATGCCCGACGCGACGTACAAGGCGGTGCTGACGAAGCCGGGGGCCGATCAGCCGGCGGGGGTGAACAGGTAG
- a CDS encoding sodium-dependent transporter — MSDSDLEISRAEWGTRFGFLMAMIGAMVGVGNIWRFPFVTGENGGGAFILAFLILLFLLAVPGLMAEVALGRYAGQGVIGSIREAVGSGGLVGLGLVVVLVNFALMTYYSPVVGWTLYYMLHSLTFTFTQPGFEAEAFMASFFADPATMIAMHTIVMALVAGVLYLGISRGVERVVVFAVPALVIAMAAIAIRAVTLPGAGEGLAFTFTVQWEYLTFSDTWIAALGQALFSTGLGWGIAITVGSYLREYDDVPLGGGVFTAIGEASIGILAAFAIFPLVFAYGLDPADGAGLTFVSLVQVFPEMPAGGLWAIVFFVGFFLAALTSAIVITEVLITTIAEETRLSRGQTVLSVCGLIWLFGLPSAYSVDFLDFADVTFANWGLPLATLAIIIAIGWFFGPERLRVLSVNQNAGVHVGTWWNPIVKYVIPVVMVFIMAFFAWENFGESVMIAGMAVLVTFPIVSYLFMRYLEEADRPRAPTGAPGGDD; from the coding sequence GTGTCCGATTCGGACCTCGAGATTTCACGGGCGGAGTGGGGAACCCGGTTCGGGTTCCTGATGGCAATGATCGGCGCCATGGTCGGCGTTGGAAACATCTGGCGGTTCCCGTTCGTCACGGGTGAGAACGGCGGCGGTGCGTTCATCCTGGCGTTCCTGATTCTGCTGTTCCTGCTGGCCGTACCGGGGCTGATGGCGGAGGTCGCCCTGGGTCGGTACGCCGGCCAGGGCGTCATCGGATCGATCCGGGAGGCCGTCGGATCGGGCGGGCTCGTGGGGCTCGGCCTCGTCGTCGTGCTGGTGAACTTCGCGCTGATGACGTACTACTCGCCCGTCGTGGGATGGACGCTGTACTACATGCTTCACTCGCTCACGTTCACGTTCACGCAACCGGGCTTCGAGGCCGAGGCGTTCATGGCGTCGTTCTTCGCGGACCCGGCGACGATGATCGCCATGCACACGATCGTCATGGCGCTGGTCGCGGGCGTGTTGTACCTCGGTATCTCGAGGGGCGTCGAGCGCGTCGTCGTCTTCGCGGTGCCGGCGCTGGTGATCGCGATGGCGGCGATCGCGATCCGCGCCGTTACCCTGCCGGGCGCGGGCGAGGGACTCGCGTTCACGTTTACGGTCCAGTGGGAGTATCTGACGTTCAGCGACACGTGGATCGCGGCGCTCGGCCAGGCGCTGTTCTCGACGGGGCTTGGCTGGGGGATCGCGATCACCGTCGGGAGCTACCTCCGAGAGTACGACGACGTCCCGCTCGGCGGCGGCGTGTTCACGGCGATCGGCGAGGCGTCGATCGGTATCCTCGCGGCGTTCGCCATCTTCCCGCTCGTCTTCGCCTACGGGCTCGACCCGGCCGACGGTGCGGGCCTGACGTTCGTCTCGCTCGTGCAGGTGTTCCCGGAGATGCCCGCAGGCGGCCTCTGGGCGATCGTCTTCTTCGTTGGCTTCTTCCTCGCCGCGCTCACCTCGGCGATCGTCATCACCGAGGTACTGATCACGACCATCGCCGAGGAAACTCGGCTCAGCCGCGGCCAGACGGTACTGTCGGTCTGTGGCCTGATCTGGCTGTTCGGCCTCCCGAGTGCCTACTCGGTCGACTTCCTCGACTTCGCGGACGTCACGTTCGCGAACTGGGGGCTGCCGCTCGCGACGCTGGCGATCATCATCGCCATCGGCTGGTTCTTCGGCCCCGAGCGCCTGCGCGTGCTGTCGGTCAACCAGAACGCCGGCGTCCACGTCGGCACCTGGTGGAATCCCATCGTGAAGTACGTCATCCCCGTCGTGATGGTGTTCATCATGGCCTTCTTCGCCTGGGAGAACTTCGGCGAGAGCGTCATGATCGCGGGCATGGCCGTGCTGGTCACGTTCCCCATCGTCAGCTACCTCTTCATGCGCTACCTCGAGGAAGCCGACCGACCGCGTGCGCCGACCGGTGCCCCCGGAGGTGACGACTGA
- a CDS encoding NADH:flavin oxidoreductase has product MATLEDPIEIGGVTVRNRLYRAPLLECAGNGPDAVDTLIDDLEPAAESGVGLIFQGAVIVREEGGCAAPGMTHVAHPDFVSRLERLTDRIHDHGGRIFAQLEHGGLRSMETWHAEFRAQNPGLEQLAVSRPPWQLQVLDRLGLLSFDPHVLSTDEVYELAADFGRSAAWLVDAGYDGLHISGANMGIVQQFCSPFYNHREDEFGGSPEARLAFLALVHDEIRDRAGDVPLTTKVPAETPAPPVVRRKLSLADGVELARRLERIGYDAVVPVQTSVTWDMSIVRGKYPKRAWAHEGFRGEYDAAFGSAWRRRLVAAGNRLQSLQYPTEPAWNETFCRRVREAVSIPVLAEGGIRDRTEMDRLLAGGVGGRTNEPGPACDMVGMARPFYAEPRLAARLLDSPATRVVCESCNNCTVPQVTGAPGMCRTPSVLRARGELERAGAYDHEG; this is encoded by the coding sequence ATGGCGACGCTCGAGGACCCCATCGAAATCGGCGGCGTGACGGTCCGAAACCGGCTCTACCGCGCACCGCTGCTCGAGTGTGCGGGCAACGGCCCCGACGCCGTCGACACCCTGATCGACGATCTCGAGCCGGCGGCCGAATCGGGCGTCGGCCTCATCTTCCAGGGCGCGGTGATCGTCCGCGAGGAAGGCGGCTGTGCGGCCCCGGGGATGACCCACGTCGCCCACCCCGACTTCGTCTCCCGCCTCGAGCGGCTCACCGACCGGATTCACGATCACGGCGGCCGGATCTTCGCCCAGCTCGAACACGGCGGCCTGCGGAGCATGGAGACCTGGCACGCCGAGTTCCGGGCGCAGAATCCAGGCCTCGAGCAACTGGCCGTTTCGCGACCGCCGTGGCAGCTGCAGGTGCTCGACCGGCTCGGCCTCCTCTCGTTCGACCCCCACGTGCTCTCGACCGACGAGGTGTACGAGCTCGCGGCGGACTTCGGTCGATCGGCGGCCTGGCTCGTCGACGCGGGCTACGACGGCCTGCACATCTCCGGCGCGAACATGGGGATCGTCCAGCAGTTCTGCTCGCCGTTTTACAACCATCGCGAGGACGAGTTCGGCGGCTCACCGGAGGCCCGGCTCGCGTTCCTCGCGCTCGTCCACGACGAAATCCGCGACCGTGCGGGCGACGTCCCGCTAACCACGAAGGTGCCGGCGGAGACGCCAGCCCCACCCGTCGTGCGGCGCAAACTCTCTCTCGCCGACGGCGTCGAACTCGCCCGCCGGCTCGAGCGAATCGGCTACGACGCGGTTGTACCGGTACAGACGTCGGTGACGTGGGACATGAGTATCGTCCGCGGGAAGTACCCGAAACGGGCCTGGGCGCACGAGGGGTTCAGAGGCGAGTACGACGCCGCGTTCGGCAGCGCCTGGAGACGTCGACTGGTCGCGGCGGGCAACCGGCTCCAGTCGCTGCAGTACCCGACCGAGCCAGCCTGGAACGAGACGTTCTGTCGGCGCGTTCGCGAGGCGGTGTCGATTCCCGTGCTGGCGGAGGGCGGCATTCGCGACCGGACGGAGATGGATCGATTGCTCGCTGGCGGCGTTGGTGGGAGAACGAACGAGCCGGGGCCAGCCTGCGATATGGTTGGAATGGCCCGCCCATTCTACGCCGAGCCGCGACTCGCCGCCCGGTTGCTCGACTCTCCCGCCACCCGCGTCGTCTGTGAGAGCTGCAACAACTGCACGGTGCCGCAGGTGACGGGCGCCCCGGGGATGTGTCGAACCCCGTCCGTGCTCCGTGCGCGTGGCGAACTCGAGCGAGCCGGCGCGTACGATCACGAGGGGTAG
- a CDS encoding ATP-dependent DNA helicase, giving the protein MNVEELSGLAPGAVSHFREQGIESLYPPQAAAVEAGVLEGENLVAAVPTASGKTMIAALAMLSAIERGGKALYIVPLRALASEKKAEFDAYEAFGVSVGVTTGNYESTSDWLASRDIIVATSEKVDSLVRNGADWLTDLTCVVSDEVHLIDDRSRGPTLEVTLAKLRKLNPTLQTVALSATVGNAAELADWLEADLVDTDWRPIDLRMGVHYGNALNFDDGSTREVPVEGTEKQEAALVRDILDEGGSSLVFVSSRRNAEAAARDLSSVTTRALTDDERTDLAALADEIRDVSDTETSEDLAACVERGAAFHHAGLASEHRSLVEDAFRDRLLKLIAATPTLAAGVNTPARRVIVRDWRRFDPSAGGMTPLPVLEVHQMMGRAGRPGLDPYGEAVLLAKGHEDMNELFDRYVWAEPEAVRSKLAAEPALRTHVLATIASGFARTREGLLDFLAETLYASQTTERGRLESVTDDVLQYLEANDFIEREGETASEGSDGFVSADELAGEPSSVELQATSLGHTVSRLYLDPMSAAEIVHGLESTDDRPTALGCYQLIARTPDMYELYLRSGEDEQYAELFYERESELLGDAPSEFEDVRFEDWLAALKTGKLLEDWANEEEESRLTDRYRIGPGDLRGKVDTAEWLLGAAESLAAEIDSEWTVAVREARARVEHGVREELLELVGIRGVGRKRARQLYAAGLETPADLRTADKGVVLGALKGTKTAETILENAGREDPSMDGVEERSGDGNGGVERAGGAPADEPDEEPTKNQSSLGDF; this is encoded by the coding sequence ATGAACGTCGAGGAACTGTCGGGGTTGGCGCCCGGGGCCGTCTCGCATTTCCGGGAGCAGGGGATCGAGTCGCTCTATCCTCCACAGGCCGCAGCCGTCGAGGCGGGGGTTCTCGAGGGCGAGAACCTCGTCGCCGCCGTCCCAACCGCCAGCGGCAAGACCATGATCGCCGCGCTGGCGATGCTCTCGGCGATCGAACGTGGGGGGAAGGCGCTGTACATCGTTCCGCTCCGGGCACTCGCCAGCGAGAAAAAGGCGGAGTTCGACGCCTACGAGGCGTTCGGGGTCTCCGTCGGCGTCACCACCGGCAACTACGAGTCGACGAGCGACTGGCTCGCCAGCCGGGACATTATCGTCGCCACGAGCGAGAAGGTCGACTCGCTCGTGCGAAACGGCGCCGACTGGCTCACCGACCTCACCTGCGTCGTCAGCGACGAAGTCCACCTCATCGACGACCGCTCGAGAGGGCCGACGCTCGAGGTGACGCTCGCCAAGTTACGAAAACTCAACCCGACCCTGCAGACCGTCGCGCTCTCGGCGACCGTCGGCAACGCGGCCGAGCTCGCCGACTGGCTCGAGGCCGACCTCGTCGACACTGACTGGCGACCGATCGACCTCCGGATGGGCGTCCACTACGGCAACGCGCTCAACTTCGACGACGGGAGCACCCGCGAGGTGCCCGTCGAGGGGACCGAAAAGCAGGAAGCCGCGCTCGTCCGCGACATTTTAGACGAGGGGGGCTCCTCGCTCGTCTTCGTCAGCTCGCGGCGAAACGCCGAGGCAGCCGCGCGGGACCTCTCGAGCGTGACCACCCGGGCGCTCACCGACGACGAGCGGACCGACCTCGCTGCCCTGGCAGACGAGATCCGAGACGTAAGCGACACGGAGACGAGCGAGGACCTCGCAGCCTGCGTCGAACGCGGGGCAGCCTTTCACCACGCCGGGCTGGCGAGTGAGCACCGATCGCTCGTCGAGGACGCCTTCCGCGACCGCTTGCTCAAGCTCATCGCCGCGACGCCGACGCTCGCCGCCGGGGTGAACACGCCTGCTCGCCGGGTGATCGTCCGCGACTGGCGCCGGTTCGACCCCAGCGCGGGCGGCATGACGCCGCTGCCGGTGCTCGAGGTCCACCAGATGATGGGGCGGGCAGGTCGGCCGGGGCTCGACCCCTACGGCGAGGCCGTCCTCCTGGCGAAGGGCCACGAGGACATGAACGAACTGTTCGACCGCTACGTCTGGGCCGAGCCCGAAGCCGTCCGGTCGAAACTCGCCGCCGAACCCGCCCTGCGGACCCACGTCCTGGCGACGATCGCCTCCGGCTTCGCCCGCACCCGCGAGGGCCTACTCGACTTTCTGGCCGAAACCCTCTACGCGAGCCAGACCACAGAACGGGGTCGACTCGAGTCGGTCACCGACGACGTCCTGCAGTATCTCGAGGCGAACGACTTCATCGAACGGGAGGGGGAGACGGCGAGCGAGGGAAGCGACGGCTTCGTCTCGGCGGACGAACTCGCCGGTGAGCCGAGCAGCGTCGAACTCCAGGCGACGAGCCTCGGCCACACCGTCTCGCGGCTCTACCTCGACCCGATGAGCGCCGCCGAGATCGTCCACGGCCTCGAGTCCACGGACGACCGGCCGACCGCGCTCGGGTGCTACCAGCTGATCGCCCGAACCCCGGACATGTACGAACTCTACTTGCGCTCCGGTGAGGACGAGCAGTACGCCGAACTGTTTTACGAACGCGAGAGCGAACTGCTCGGCGACGCACCGAGCGAGTTCGAGGACGTCCGCTTCGAGGACTGGCTCGCGGCGTTGAAGACCGGGAAACTGCTCGAGGACTGGGCGAACGAGGAAGAAGAGAGTCGTCTCACCGACCGCTACCGGATCGGCCCGGGCGACCTCCGCGGGAAGGTCGACACGGCGGAGTGGCTGCTCGGCGCGGCCGAGTCGCTCGCCGCCGAGATCGACAGCGAGTGGACCGTCGCCGTCCGCGAGGCGCGCGCGCGGGTCGAACACGGCGTTCGCGAGGAGCTGCTCGAGCTCGTCGGCATCCGCGGCGTCGGCCGCAAGCGCGCCCGCCAGCTGTACGCGGCCGGCCTCGAGACGCCCGCCGACCTCCGGACGGCCGACAAGGGCGTCGTCCTCGGCGCACTCAAGGGGACGAAGACGGCGGAGACGATCCTCGAGAACGCCGGCCGCGAGGACCCGTCGATGGACGGCGTCGAGGAGCGCTCCGGCGACGGAAACGGCGGCGTCGAACGGGCGGGCGGTGCTCCTGCAGACGAACCCGACGAGGAACCGACGAAGAACCAGTCAAGCCTGGGTGATTTCTGA
- a CDS encoding GIY-YIG nuclease family protein produces the protein MADHVVYVLECADGTLYTGYTTDLTRRVAEHDAGDGAKYTRGRTPVELVYHERYETRSEAMSREYEIKSLTRAEKERLVGLADEPEA, from the coding sequence ATGGCTGATCACGTCGTCTACGTCCTCGAGTGTGCCGACGGCACGCTCTACACCGGCTACACGACCGACCTGACACGCCGCGTCGCCGAGCACGACGCCGGCGATGGCGCGAAGTACACCCGCGGGCGGACGCCGGTCGAACTCGTCTATCACGAGCGCTACGAGACGCGGTCAGAAGCGATGTCCCGCGAGTACGAGATCAAGTCGCTCACCCGTGCCGAGAAAGAGCGGCTGGTCGGCCTCGCCGACGAGCCGGAGGCGTGA
- a CDS encoding DUF1931 family protein, translating to MADLIVKAAVKEALDDKNVASDFYDALDEEVSELLEDAARRAEDNDRKTVQPRDL from the coding sequence ATGGCAGATCTTATCGTCAAAGCCGCCGTTAAGGAAGCGCTCGATGACAAAAACGTCGCATCGGACTTCTACGATGCACTCGACGAGGAAGTCTCCGAGCTGCTCGAAGACGCCGCACGGCGTGCCGAAGACAACGACCGAAAGACGGTCCAGCCCCGCGACCTGTAA
- the cgi121 gene encoding KEOPS complex subunit Cgi121, which translates to MWLLEGRLEIEDLDALVSRLGEIGDRHDATIQAFDARYVADRRHLERAVELADRAIERGENVARDRAVEILLYAAGRRQIDRALEMGVSEGENRVVVLVDGGDEAGAVAALEALDGFDPGTTLEALDEERLCSFFEITDAERAATDASLAELVCERVALLDVEK; encoded by the coding sequence ATGTGGCTACTCGAGGGCCGACTCGAGATCGAGGACCTCGACGCGCTCGTCTCCCGGCTGGGCGAGATCGGCGATCGTCACGACGCGACGATCCAGGCGTTCGACGCCCGGTACGTCGCCGACCGGCGCCACCTCGAGCGGGCGGTGGAACTCGCGGATCGAGCCATCGAGCGTGGGGAGAACGTCGCCCGTGACCGGGCCGTCGAGATCCTGCTGTACGCCGCGGGCCGCCGACAGATCGACCGGGCGCTCGAGATGGGCGTCTCGGAAGGCGAGAACCGGGTCGTCGTGCTGGTCGACGGCGGTGACGAGGCTGGCGCCGTCGCAGCCCTCGAGGCGCTGGACGGCTTCGACCCCGGGACGACGCTCGAGGCTCTCGACGAGGAGCGACTCTGTTCGTTCTTCGAGATCACCGACGCCGAACGCGCGGCGACCGACGCGAGCCTCGCGGAACTCGTCTGCGAACGCGTGGCGTTACTCGACGTTGAGAAGTGA
- a CDS encoding inorganic phosphate transporter — MSALTFGLLVGVAILTCLFMAWVLGANSNSPPFAPAIGANAISTMQAAFLIGLLAAAGAIMQGGSISETVGADLIDGVAITPLAATAGLLTAAGFMAVGIYTRYPIPAAFATTGAMVGAGLALGGDPAMATYQRLGTFWLLVPFMSGGLAYVTATVLRRDDVPEAIGVPLLAGIVGAIIANVRLGVIPDPDADQGTIAAFLSRQVGGGPTLVADVDLGLVLVTLALGLLSAYWVRTRVLDSVEGGIRSFLLVLGGVVAFSSGGSQVGLATGPLENLFRGELGLPVIALLALGAVGILAGAWMGAPRLLQATSREYAQLGVRRSIAALVPGFIIAQLAIALGIPISLNNIILSGVIGGGLAAGSAGVSKRKIAFTVSFWLFTLFSSIAVAFGLYRALETVLGG, encoded by the coding sequence ATGAGTGCGCTCACGTTCGGGTTGCTCGTCGGCGTCGCAATCCTCACCTGCCTGTTCATGGCGTGGGTACTCGGTGCGAACAGCAACTCCCCGCCGTTCGCTCCCGCGATCGGCGCAAACGCGATCTCGACGATGCAGGCGGCGTTTCTCATCGGCCTGCTCGCGGCCGCGGGGGCGATCATGCAGGGGGGCAGTATCTCCGAGACGGTCGGCGCGGACCTCATCGACGGTGTGGCGATCACGCCGCTCGCGGCCACCGCCGGGCTGTTGACGGCGGCGGGATTCATGGCGGTCGGGATCTACACGCGCTATCCGATCCCGGCGGCGTTCGCGACGACGGGGGCGATGGTCGGTGCCGGCCTCGCACTCGGCGGCGATCCGGCGATGGCGACCTACCAGCGTCTGGGCACGTTCTGGCTGCTGGTGCCGTTTATGTCCGGTGGCCTCGCCTACGTCACCGCGACGGTCCTTCGCCGGGACGACGTTCCCGAAGCGATCGGCGTCCCGCTCCTGGCTGGCATCGTCGGCGCGATCATCGCGAACGTCCGACTCGGCGTTATCCCCGACCCCGACGCCGATCAGGGGACGATCGCAGCCTTCCTCTCCCGACAGGTCGGCGGTGGGCCGACGCTCGTCGCGGACGTCGATCTCGGGCTCGTCCTCGTCACGCTCGCGCTCGGCCTGCTGAGTGCGTACTGGGTTCGCACGCGCGTCCTCGACTCCGTCGAGGGCGGCATCCGGTCGTTCCTCCTCGTGCTCGGGGGCGTCGTCGCCTTCTCCTCTGGCGGCTCGCAGGTCGGCCTCGCGACCGGCCCGCTCGAGAACCTCTTCCGGGGCGAACTCGGCTTGCCGGTGATCGCCCTGCTCGCTCTCGGTGCGGTTGGCATCCTCGCCGGGGCGTGGATGGGTGCGCCGCGGCTGTTACAGGCCACCTCCCGGGAATACGCCCAGCTCGGCGTTCGGCGGTCGATCGCGGCGCTCGTGCCGGGCTTCATCATCGCCCAGCTGGCGATCGCCCTCGGGATTCCGATCTCGCTCAACAACATCATCCTCTCCGGGGTCATCGGCGGCGGGCTGGCGGCCGGCTCGGCGGGCGTCTCGAAGCGAAAGATCGCCTTCACGGTTTCGTTCTGGCTGTTCACGCTCTTCTCGTCGATCGCCGTCGCCTTCGGCCTCTACCGCGCGCTCGAGACGGTACTCGGCGGCTAA
- the larB gene encoding nickel pincer cofactor biosynthesis protein LarB — protein sequence MRELLEAVAAGELSPAAAEAELQGYVVGEAGRFDAAREHRRGIPEAILAEGKHPEQVVELAGTAVETTDRAIVTRATDDHVAALESRFEPADSEYAIERRRSTLLVRSPAYEPPSLAATVGIVTAGTADEPIADEAQVICEDAGATVDRIHDIGVAALDRVLDQVDRLRSADVLIVLAGREGALPTVIAGLVDTPVIGVPISSGYGHGGDGEAALAGLLQSCTVLSVVNVDAGFVAGGQAALIARAITDASDSRDDSRCVGD from the coding sequence ATGCGTGAACTACTCGAGGCCGTCGCCGCTGGTGAGCTCTCGCCGGCGGCAGCCGAAGCCGAGCTCCAGGGATACGTCGTCGGCGAGGCGGGCCGGTTCGACGCCGCCAGAGAGCACCGTCGTGGCATCCCCGAGGCGATCCTCGCGGAGGGAAAGCATCCCGAACAGGTCGTCGAACTCGCGGGAACCGCCGTCGAGACGACCGATCGGGCGATCGTCACGCGGGCGACAGACGACCACGTCGCGGCGCTCGAGTCGCGGTTCGAGCCGGCCGACTCCGAGTACGCCATCGAACGCCGTCGGTCGACGCTACTCGTTCGCTCACCGGCGTACGAGCCGCCGTCGCTCGCGGCGACCGTGGGAATCGTCACCGCCGGAACCGCCGACGAGCCGATCGCCGACGAGGCACAGGTGATCTGTGAGGATGCGGGCGCGACCGTCGATCGGATCCACGACATCGGCGTCGCCGCACTCGACCGGGTGCTCGATCAGGTCGACCGGCTCCGGTCGGCGGACGTCCTGATCGTCCTCGCAGGACGGGAGGGGGCCCTCCCGACCGTGATCGCCGGCCTCGTCGACACGCCCGTCATCGGCGTCCCCATCTCGAGCGGCTACGGCCACGGCGGCGACGGCGAGGCCGCACTCGCCGGACTGCTCCAGTCCTGTACCGTCCTCTCGGTCGTCAACGTCGACGCCGGCTTCGTCGCCGGTGGACAGGCAGCGTTGATTGCTCGAGCGATCACTGATGCTTCGGATAGCCGTGACGATAGTCGTTGTGTGGGAGATTAA
- a CDS encoding universal stress protein produces the protein MADPNRVLVPALGRSCETESLEYVLETFPNAEVTVLSVITPLDARLSEGKLLERSDERLECARADAKAIVDAIDADPDHVRVVTAEGRPGTVIPRYASEGGFDHVVMCGTDAHPIVRRLLGRDLSTTVINRTPVPVTVLEGDSRSSRGRHDDERS, from the coding sequence ATGGCCGACCCGAACCGCGTCCTCGTTCCCGCCCTCGGCCGCTCCTGTGAGACCGAGTCGCTCGAGTACGTCCTCGAGACGTTTCCGAACGCCGAGGTGACGGTGCTGTCGGTGATCACACCACTCGACGCCCGGCTGAGCGAAGGGAAGCTCCTCGAGCGCAGCGACGAGCGCCTCGAGTGTGCACGAGCGGACGCGAAAGCGATCGTGGACGCAATCGACGCCGACCCCGACCACGTGCGAGTCGTGACGGCTGAGGGTCGTCCGGGGACCGTCATCCCCCGCTACGCCAGTGAAGGGGGATTCGATCACGTCGTCATGTGCGGGACGGACGCCCACCCGATCGTCCGGCGGCTGCTCGGCCGCGACCTCTCGACGACCGTCATCAATCGGACGCCGGTCCCCGTCACCGTCCTCGAGGGAGACTCGCGCTCGTCTCGAGGGCGACACGACGACGAGCGCTCGTGA
- a CDS encoding DUF7563 family protein, protein MPECNHCGAHVSERFARVFADEYGVIHACISCSANAGIAEVARQRARSA, encoded by the coding sequence ATGCCCGAGTGCAACCACTGCGGCGCGCACGTCTCCGAGCGGTTTGCGCGCGTGTTCGCCGACGAGTACGGCGTCATCCACGCGTGTATCAGCTGCTCGGCGAACGCGGGAATCGCCGAAGTCGCGAGACAACGCGCCCGTAGCGCCTGA